Proteins from one Nerophis lumbriciformis linkage group LG08, RoL_Nlum_v2.1, whole genome shotgun sequence genomic window:
- the tmed8 gene encoding protein TMED8 — protein MERLEATAELQSRLSSLSFSSFPGTTSKHCGSNLMDSLQNTDLSKNLSQPPKQADMDAYKQHEEANDEAPAEPALGDQGEKNSARSFPPSTEIKAEMPPLKPPSTWTSAALKDLKAKLRPEKDSMVTVYRGDIMTVHVPTVPEAKKVCWEFATDGYDIGFGIYFDWTPVTSRTITVHISESSDDEDEEEEPEGPVTNGDVEKGSKAQSNSNLVEIVPVFRQDSHLSVYGGSHDFPGEGTYLFKFDNSYSLWRNKTLYYRVYYSA, from the exons ATGGAGAGGTTGGAAGCCACAGCAGAGCTGCAGTCGCGGCTGTCTTCGCTTTCCTTCTCGTCTTTTCCTGGAACAACATCCAAACATTGCGGTAGCAACCTTATGGACAG CCTCCAAAACACAGACCTCTCCAAGAACTTAAGCCAGCCCCCAAAACAAGCCGATATGGATGCATATAAGCAGCATGAAGAG GCTAATGACGAGGCCCCTGCTGAGCCCGCCTTAGGGGACCAGGGTGAGAAGAACAGCGCACGGAGCTTTCCCCCGTCCACTGAGATTAAAG CTGAGATGCCACCTTTGAAACCCCCATCAACATGGACATCTGCTGCCCTCAAAGACCTTAAGGCCAAACTGCGACCGGAGAAGGACAGCATGGTGACTGTGTATCGAGGAGATATCATGACAGTGCACGTGCCCACTGTCCCTGAAGCCAAGAAGGTGTGCTGGGAGTTTGCCACGGACGGCTATGACATCGGCTTTGGCATCTATTTTGATTGGACTCCTGTCACGAGTCGTACTATAACCGTGCACATCAGTGAATCAAGCGATGATGAGGATGAAGAGGAGGAACCAGAAG GCCCCGTCACCAATGGCGATGTGGAGAAGGGCTCCAAAGCACAAAGCAACTCAAACCTGGTGGAGATTGTACCCGTGTTCCGCCAGGATAGCCACTTGTCCGTCTACGGTGGCAGCCACGACTTTCCAGGCGAGGGCACTTACCTCTTCAAATTCGACAACTCCTACTCTTTATGGCGAAATAAAACACTTTACTACAGAGTTTATTACAGTGCCTAA